The region GAGGAGCATTGTCAGGGATTCTGACATGAACTTGAATAATACGGCGACTGTCTGCCATCGCAACCTTAAACAGGTAACCTTCTATGTCGATGGTTTCGCCACGAGCAGGAAGATGGCCGAAAGACTGCATGACCAAGCCGCCGATGGTGTCAACTTCATCATCACTAAACCGTGTGCCGAAAGCTTCGTTAAAATCTTCGATATCGGTTAACGCACGGACGGTGTAAGTCTGGCGATTAAGCTGACGAATATCTCTGTCTTCTTCATCGTCGTATTCGTCTTCAATTTCGCCGACGATCAGCTCAAGGATATCTTCGATTGTGACCAGACCGGATACGCCACCAAATTCATCAATGACAATCGCCATGTGATAGCGCAATGAGCGGAACTCATTCAGCATTCTATCAACGCGTTTACTTTCCGGCACAACAACGGCTGAACGCAGGACTTTATCCATACTGAAGGGCTCGGAGTCGCTACGCATAAACGGCAGCAAATCCTTGGCCATCAGGATACCTTCAATATGGTCTTTATCTTCGCTAATGACGGGGAAACGAGAGTGGGCGGATTCGATAATCACGTCCAGGCACTCTTCCAGCGTTTGATCGAGCTTGAGCGTAATCATCTGCGAGCGAGGGATCATGATGTCGCGTACACGCTGGTCGGCGATATCCATGACGCCTTCGAGCATATCTCGCGTTTCAGGATCGATCAGTTCATTCTGTTCGGAATCACGAATCAGAGTGAGTAAACCGTTACGATCTTTTGGCTCGCCGTGAAAAAGCTGATTAAGAATAAGAGAAAAGAAGCCCTTTTTGGGACTGGGTGCATCGCTGTTTTGAGAATGGTCGTCGCTCATGCGTTTTAATTAACATCACTCTTGTTAAGGAATTATTGCCAGCCGTTGGAATCGACACTGCGGCTGACGTGGAGCAAACAGAATAAGTACCCGACATCTTCCCGATCTCGGGCTATACCCGTCATACTTCAAGCTGCATGTGTGTTGGCTTTCCTCACTCACCCAGTCACTTACTGGTGTAAGCTTCTGGGATTCGTTGTGTCGCCGCCTTCCTGCAACTCGAATTATTTAGGGTCTATACAAAATGTATTTCTATTTATTCGGTGAGGCCATCTTTTTCTGCAAGGTAAGGATCGGCATAGCCCATACTTTGCATAATCTCGGTTTCCAGCGCTTCCATTTCTTCGGCTTCGCTGTCTTCGATATGGTCATACCCTAGCAGATGCAGGCTACCATGGACAACCATGTGCGCCCAGTGCTCTTCTACGGTTTTTTCCTGCTCTGTAGCTTCACGTTCCACAACCTGACGGCAGATGATTAAATCGCCAAGCAGAGGAAGTTCGACTTCAGGCGGTGCTTCAAAAGGAAACGACAGCACGTTGGTCGGCTTGTCTTTCCCGCGATAGGTGTTATTCAGGTCGCGGCTTTCTGCTTCATCCACGATACGGATGGTGACTTCAGCGACTTCCTGAAACTGCGGCAGAACGCCTTCCAGCCAGCGCTGAAAGTCTTTCTCTTCCGGTAATCCCTGTGCTTGCTCGCTGGCGATTTGTAAATCGAGAATCACCTGACTCATTTTTGCTCCTGATCTGATGCCGCTGCCTGCGCTTCACGCTTACGCTGTTCTGCTAAGGCGTCTTTACGTTTCTGTTCGGCATTTTCCCATGCTTCATAGGCATTCACAATCCGTGCGACTACGGGATGGCGCACTACGTCTTCGCTGTGGAAAAAGTTAAAGCTGATCTCTTCCACATCG is a window of Pectobacterium punjabense DNA encoding:
- the corC gene encoding CNNM family magnesium/cobalt transport protein CorC (CorC(YbeX) belongs to the Cyclin M Mg2+ Exporter (CNNM) family, and was characterized as belonging to a set of three proteins, at least one of which must be present for CorA to function.), giving the protein MSDDHSQNSDAPSPKKGFFSLILNQLFHGEPKDRNGLLTLIRDSEQNELIDPETRDMLEGVMDIADQRVRDIMIPRSQMITLKLDQTLEECLDVIIESAHSRFPVISEDKDHIEGILMAKDLLPFMRSDSEPFSMDKVLRSAVVVPESKRVDRMLNEFRSLRYHMAIVIDEFGGVSGLVTIEDILELIVGEIEDEYDDEEDRDIRQLNRQTYTVRALTDIEDFNEAFGTRFSDDEVDTIGGLVMQSFGHLPARGETIDIEGYLFKVAMADSRRIIQVHVRIPDNAPQPKLEE
- the ybeY gene encoding rRNA maturation RNase YbeY, with the protein product MSQVILDLQIASEQAQGLPEEKDFQRWLEGVLPQFQEVAEVTIRIVDEAESRDLNNTYRGKDKPTNVLSFPFEAPPEVELPLLGDLIICRQVVEREATEQEKTVEEHWAHMVVHGSLHLLGYDHIEDSEAEEMEALETEIMQSMGYADPYLAEKDGLTE